In the genome of Candidatus Electrothrix rattekaaiensis, the window CAACATACTGCGCAGAGGAAAGGTACTGCATTACAGCAAACTCTATAAAGTTGGAAAGATTCCTTTTCTGCCCATCCGCTGCTGTTTTTATTATCCGGTAGACCGTATCATCAACCCGCATAGTCACTGTTTTCATGATTGTTCTCCTTTTTAACGAAATCTTTATGAATAAATGGTATTCAAAATTATTCACAAAGTCAAGGTGTCTCTGCAAACAGTAACACACAGACCTTCCCGATGTTGCACGCAAATCGTCATGAAATAGGCCCCGGCCTGTGCATAATCGTAATTGCGTAGGCTAATGGAACGGCGGTGGTGGATGTCCGGGTTGTATGACATGGCGGATTATTTGATATACCGTGGTTATCCTGTAAGGGGGACGCGTAAGGGCGGTTCGCGAACCGCCCCTACATATACCCCGCCCATGATGGATATCCGGTTCATGCATGATCGGTTAGGTAGAATCTGCCGGGATGGGGACGTATAACCGGTCGGGCGTAAAACGTGCTACGTCCCCTAGTTCCCCGGACCAATCTTAAAGAGGCCGTCCGGTATGCAATATCTGCCGAACCAGTGGATCCTCTGATGTAAAAGTTTCCGAGTTAAAAGGAAGCGGTTCAATCCGCTCGTCAACGGAGAACGCTATTTGAGTCAACTTGACCCGTTCTTCAAAGCGGTCATCGCTGATCTGGGGAGAAACAACCGCCACGTCAATATCACTCCACTCATCAGCCTTTCCGGTCAGCTGTGAGCCAAACAGATAGGCCGCTGCAACCTGAATCCCCTCAGCGTTGAGACGCTCCAGAAAAGCAGTTACATTTTTCAGAACTGCATCGTCGATTTCAGCCATGTGAAAACCTCACGGATTTTTTCAAGCTCCTGCTTCGTAAAGCCGGGGGTACATTTCTTTCTGAAGTTCCTTTTATAGTCGGGATAGCGTGCCTCAATATTAAACGCCGTTATCCTGATCAGATCGGCGAGTTTATCCTCCGGCACCGTCAGGGTCGCCGCTTTCGCTATTCTCGGAAGGTTATGAGAGCGAGGGACATTTTCGTCCTTCTTCTCGACATAAACAGCCTTCAGGATTTTCTCAACTGCAAGATGCCCGAAGAAAAGCGAATAGGAGTAATCCTTCTTTTCAAAAAGATGTCCGGCAACAGACAGCGACTCCTCTGCCTCGGCAATCCAATATTTGATAAGTTCTTCTTTGTTCATACCGTCATTATGACATTATGAGCATACCAAGGCAAATACAATCACCCGCCTTCCGTACTTTTCATATTTACCTGAAAGTACGAATCAATAAATCAAGCTTCTTTCCAAGGTAAAGTTGTTACAACACGATCTACATGGTATCATGATGTGCAGTCGGTGGATCAATACCGAAACCGAGAAGTCAGGGTGGAATTCAAGATAATTGAGCAAAAAGCCGATGAAAATATATTCAAAAAAACAGCCGGTTTGCTGAAACGTAAAAAAATAGATCCTCTCAAATTTCAAGCCGATCAGAGAGCTGAGTGGGATGGATAAATTCTTAGTTGATACAAACATTATCATTTACCA includes:
- a CDS encoding nucleotidyltransferase domain-containing protein gives rise to the protein MAEIDDAVLKNVTAFLERLNAEGIQVAAAYLFGSQLTGKADEWSDIDVAVVSPQISDDRFEERVKLTQIAFSVDERIEPLPFNSETFTSEDPLVRQILHTGRPL
- a CDS encoding HEPN domain-containing protein, encoding MNKEELIKYWIAEAEESLSVAGHLFEKKDYSYSLFFGHLAVEKILKAVYVEKKDENVPRSHNLPRIAKAATLTVPEDKLADLIRITAFNIEARYPDYKRNFRKKCTPGFTKQELEKIREVFTWLKSTMQF